A section of the Melopsittacus undulatus isolate bMelUnd1 chromosome 3, bMelUnd1.mat.Z, whole genome shotgun sequence genome encodes:
- the LOC101873317 gene encoding GDNF-inducible zinc finger protein 1 has product MESNAVLLESKSSPINLLNEMHQLRLLGHLCDVTVSVEYQGVRAEFVAHKAVLAATSKFFKEVFLNEKGMDGPRTNVFLNEVQVADFASFLEFVYTARVEVEEDRVQRMLEIAEKLKCLDLSETCFQLKKQMLESVLLELQNFSESQSSEKESTAQPSVPLEPKAVAEAGQADGALDPPGSPAARPSNGMAPEPPAAKPKEKMDKKKEMLKPPYAKIRRASGRLAGRKVFVEIPKKKYTRRLREQQKNAEVAAEGNKSPQDQEMCELEREEEEEEEQGENSIKPESEECDGPLEPEDSLKKPDEDKKKRGSNFKCSTCEKEFLYEKSFLKHIKHSHGIAAEVIYRCETCSQTFANRCNLKSHQRHVHSSERHFPCELCGKKFKRKKDVKRHILQVHEGGGERHQCQQCGKGLSSKTALRLHERTHTGDKPYGCTECEAKFSQPSALKTHMRIHTGEKPFVCDECGARFTQNHMLIYHKRCHTGERPFMCETCGKSFASKEYLKHHNRIHTGSKPFKCEVCFRMFAQRNSLYQHIKVHTGERPYCCDQCGKQFTQLNALQRHHRIHTGEKPFMCNACGRTFTDKSTLRRHTSIHDKNTPWKSFLVIVEGASKSDEGHKTELPDEEYDVSPKIPDKLLPFPDNSPYENLAAAAPGSVTALHDTSPATGTDCKADGTPGPQEALIATTLSELTVLHTQTDSAQPQLHALVNME; this is encoded by the exons atggaaagtAATGCAGTGCTACTGGAGTCCAAGTCCTCTCCTATCAACCTGCTGAATGAAATGCACCAGCTGCGTCTCCTGGGCCACCTCTGCGACGTGACGGTCAGTGTGGAGTACCAGGGTGTCAGGGCAGAGTTCGTTGCTCACAAGGCCGTGCTGGCAGCAACCAGCAAGTTCTTCAAGGAGGTGTTCCTTAATGAGAAGGGCATGGATGGCCCCAGGACCAATGTGTTCCTCAATGAGGTCCAGGTTGCTGATTTTGCCTCCTTCCTTGAGTTTGTCTACACTGCCAGGGTGGAAGTGGAAGAGGACAGAGTGCAGCGGATGCTCGAAATAGCTGAAAAGCTGAAGTGCTTGGACCTCTCCGAAACCTGCTTTCAGTTAAAGAAGCAGATGCTGGAATcggtgctgctggagctgcagaactTCTCAGAATCACAGAGCTCTGAGAAGGAGAGCACTGCCCAGCCCAGTGTTCCACTGGAGCCCAAAGCTGTGGCAGAGGCAGGCCAGGCTGACGGTGCCCTGGATCCCCCAGGCTCCCCAGCAGCCAGGCCCAGCAATGGGATGGCTCCTGAGCCTCCAGCTGCCaaaccaaaagagaaaatggacaAGAAGAAGGAAATGCTGAAGCCTCCTTATGCCAAAATCAGAAGGGCAAGTGGGAGGCTGGCTGGGAGGAAGGTGTTTGTGGAGATCCCAAAGAAGAAATACACGAGGCGGCTGAGAGAGCAGCAGAAGAACGCGGAGGTTGCTGCTGAAGGAAACAAGTCTCCTCAAGATCAGGAGATGTGTGAgctggagagggaggaggaggaggaggaggagcaaggGGAGAACAGCATCAAACCCGAGAGCGAGGAGTGCGATGGCCCCTTGGAACCGGAAGACAGCCTGAAGAAGCCCGACGAGGATAAAAAGAAGCGCGGCAGCAACTTCAAGTGCAGCACATGTGAGAAGGAATTCCTCTATGAGAAAAGCTTCCTGAAGCACATCAAGCACAGCCACGGCATCGCAGCCGAGGTCATTTACCGGTGTGAGACCTGCAGCCAGACCTTTGCCAACCGCTGCAACCTCAAAAGCCACCAGCGGCACGTCCACAGCAGCGAGCGCCACTTCCCTTGTGAGCTCTGCGGTAAGAAGTTCAAGAGGAAGAAGGACGTCAAGAGGCACATTCTCCAGGTTCATGAGGGTGGTGGGGAGCGTCATCAGTGCCAACAGTGTGGAAAGGGGTTGAGCTCCAAAACTGCCTTGAGGCTCCATGAAAGGACGCATACAGGCGACAAGCCTTATGGGTGCACAGAGTGTGAGGCTAAATTTTCTCAGCCTTCTGCACTTAAAACCCACATGAG aATCCACACTGGTGAGAAACCTTTTGTCTGTGATGAGTGTGGTGCCAGGTTCACTCAGAATCACATGCTTATCTATCACAAACGATGCCACACAG gggaaaGGCCTTTCATGTGTGAGACATGTGGGAAGAGCTTTGCCTCTAAGGAGTACTTGAAACACCACAACAGGATCCACACTGGCTCCAAGCCTTTCAAGTGTGAAGTTTGCTTCAGGATGTTCGCCCAGAGGAATTCGCTTTACCAGCATATAAAAGTGCACACAG GGGAGCGGCCCTACTGCTGTGACCAGTGTGGGAAGCAGTTCACGCAGCTGAACGCGCTGCAGCGGCACCACCGCATCCACACCGGTGAGAAACCCTTCATGTGCAATGCCTGTGGCAGGACCTTCACTGACAAGTCCACCCTCCGGAGGCACACCTCG ATACACGATAAGAACACCCCCTGGAAGTCCTTCCTGGTCATTGTGGAAGGAGCATCTAAGAGTGATGAAGGTCACAAGACAGAGCTTCCCGATGAGGAATACGACGTGTCCCCCAAAATCCCGGACAAGCTGCTGCCCTTCCCTGACAACAGCCCCTATGAGAACCTGGCAGCGGCTGCCCCAGGGAGTGTGACCGCACTGCACGACACCAGCCCTGCCACGGGCACAGACTGTAAGGCTGATGGGACACCAGGACCACAGGAAGCCCTCATAGCAACCACCCTGAGCGAGCTGACGgtgctgcacacacagacagactCTGCCCAGCCGCAGCTGCACGCTCTGGTCAACATGGAGTAA
- the NAPB gene encoding beta-soluble NSF attachment protein: MDSAGKEREAVQLMAEAEKRVRGSHSFLRGLFGGNTRVEEACEMYTRAANMFKIAKNWSAAGNAFCQAAKLHMQLQSKHDSATSFVDAGNAYKKADPQEAINCLNAAIDIYTDMGRFTIAAKHHITIAEIYEAELVDIEKAIAHYEQAADYYKGEESNSSANKCLLKVAAYAAQLEQYQKAIEIYEQVGTNTMDNPLLKYSAKEYFFKAALCHFIVDELNAKLALEKYEEMFPAFTDSRECKLLKKLLEAHEEQNSEAYTEAVKEFDSISRLDQWLTTMLLRIKKSIQGEGDGDLK, from the exons ATGGACAGCGCGGGCAAGGAGCGCGAGGCCGTGCAGCTGATGGCCGAGGCCGAGAAGCGCGTGCGGGGCTCGCACTCGTTCCTGCGGGGGCTCTTCGG GGGGAACACACGTGTGGAGGAGGCCTGTGAGATGTACACCAGGGCTGCCAACATGTTCAAGATCGCCAAGAACTGGAGCG CGGCAGGGAACGCCTTCTGCCAGGCAGCCAAGCTGcacatgcagctgcagagcaagcACGACTCAGCCACCAGCTTCGTGGACGCCGGGAACGCCTACAAGAAGGCTGATCCACAGG AGGCCATCAACTGCTTAAATGCAGCTATTGATATCTACACCGACATG ggGCGCTTCACCATCGCGGCCAAGCACCACATCACCATCGCTGAGATCTATGAGGCTGAGCTGGTGGATATCGAGAAG GCCATTGCACACTATGAGCAGGCTGCTGACTACTACAAGGGAGAGGAGTCCAACAG CTCGGCCAACAAGTGTCTGCTGAAGGTGGCTGCCTATGCTGCACAGCTGGAGCAGTACCAGAAGGCCATCGAGATCTACGAGCAG GTGGGGACCAACACGATGGACAACCCTCTGCTCAAGTACAGCGCCAAGGAGTACTTCTTCAAGGCTGCCCTGTGCCACTTCATCGTGGATGAGCTCAATGCCAAG CTCGCGCTTGAGAAGTACGAGGAGATGTTCCCAGCGTTCACGGACTCCCGGGAATGCAAGCTCTTGAAA AAACTGCTGGAAGCCCATGAGGAGCAGAACAGTGAGGCCTACACCGAGGCG GTGAAGGAGTTTGATTCCATCTCACGCCTGGACCAGTGGCTCACGACCATGCTGCTGCGCATCAAGAAGTCCATCCAGGGGGAAGGGGACGGGGACCTCAAGTGA
- the LOC115945669 gene encoding uncharacterized protein has protein sequence MEPIHGSDLGLLTGSKAVQRILCPMAAQLCHLILALEGEHGICPDIGQEAEALAQATEELAAAAMRLAEDAGDELLEETHPAAEALVLAGRKVVLAAGRVRAQPHSPGHREELTAAARGVLMETAKILRLGDAAGTRSILQAAHCLLECLNMLQGTGDAPGAPDPSQALSDAVLVLSSLTAQRIEGMGECPRRQSLARALQLLQQQLPMLHAAMDRDIRCSRDQELGCSQDQELSLSKDNTFRMMENTITELTSLLMDGTHSEEPQDTSGTFTHHIHRLQALLSAPDPLLLSDNTLSAHLGAVVLHCMLLAEASRPEQRLELVQHCQALLRLWNSICSPGGHQEGQCHSMRQEVQSLQQAVLTATLCQLLDACAEDEDPLRVLVEGALSLAASGACPAGPGGFLQQLHPLIAAVLRQGMGLLRGAELLLALCTEPHTAAEVLELRQHMGTLLARIPALLITMGTNGAGAGGAEQLQSLHQAWAAAVQSLLWCCADTTGTRRFLTVAMQEMGKHQECCQRALGSQDPEGFSWHITHLSRWARWVVGASTRYVDGATDPIFRNGLLVWIQQLSSSIPELEAAAVLCAQSISCLRSRDVFSKALSSLMDAAQRVQDGLDGSNHPDLLSPLREHVRGVDVTEGVELSPSPAGLKPTMDSAVLLQEHSFPAPSSPAGCSAPRDGSLHPVITALLAAAAAQDTASLHAACSALLQLTHGFVCAAKEALPLSEHPHRDSLEQAPAMELLTTHVLSLARAAAPQQCPCPTDLLHAARRLSDRLCDTMEGLAAVAGPWYVLSQQVLAFTVAADPLRGRQAVADTMVGIAAAVRFVAHTMGSSICPHEGWQSFLQVQSTFARAQVSTNALLEEAASSEGSVLGRARLELLCVQWAVSTRVLLAALDQFIGRDVLLGELGSAVRNRFCPHSILAAVSERSLRLQEAARLSSCPGSHGHSEILVLREEIRVLMEALLEASSTILLSPLPHASLCARWELLQRDLGLRVKVLLIHLEKVNAEHLRVIRDVVGPALMPLSQQERERSKEAFEEKANRLMANVQWVTTTLHHVLEANTQPELQANLLSMAEHLLLLTSNAMGSARQLLQSPRDGEHLHLESIIWCWAAGAQYLLTQLQAVQGIGGDVLELIRHHLQDTGDRSFPRQHSSTARLFPALEPQSHTRAMETCPRTSGAATEAPAMQPKGPASTSVKHETESSDMGQGGPSRMSQVTKDTATRMLHMTQFLRRKGPITSKDQLVACARQMALHGQQFVTFGRALARLCLDTRCSMELLSATEQAHTISSQLSIVARVKAVTAESKSSSELLVSNTQNLVQAVLHILKAAEAACVKGLRQPLPDTEEAAAAALCMQWRRNLFLHRAKASFTSDRDELGLRRTRTTAEPSLVAMVQEPHTKDTPEHPRGVKGGTIMGGHL, from the exons ATGGAGCCGATTCATGGCTCCGACCTCGGGCTCCTGACTGGAAGCAAAGCCGTTCAGAGGATCCTGTGCCCTATggctgcccagctctgccacctCATCCTGGCCCTGGAAGGGGAGCATGGGATCTGTCCCGATATagggcaggaggcagaagcGTTGGCTCAAGCCACAGAGGAACTCGCTGCTGCTGCAATGAG GCTggctgaggatgctggagatgagCTCCTGGAGGAGACACATCCTGCGGCCGAGGCGCTGGTGCTGGCGGGCAGGAAGGTGGTGCTGGCAGCCGGCAGGGTCCGGGCACAGCCACACAGCCCTGGCCACAGGGAGGAGCTGACAGCGGCTGCACGGGGGGTACTGATGGAGACAGCGAAg ATCCTGCGGttgggagatgctgctgggacAAGGAGCATCCTGCAGGCTGCCCACTGCCTTCTGGAGTGCCTGAAcatgctgcagggcacaggggATGCACCAGGAGCACCGGATCCTTCCCAAGCCTTGTCCgatgctgtgctggtgctgagcagcctgACAGCACAGCGCATAGAGGGAATGGGTGAGTGTCCTCGACGGCAGAGCCTGGCCcgagccctgcagctcctgcagcagcagctcccgaTGCTCCATGCGGCCATGGACAGGGATATCAGATGCTCCCGGGATCAGGAACTCGGATGCTCCCAGGATCAGGAACTCAGCCTCTCCAAGGATAACACCTTCCGGATGATGGAGAACACCATCACGGAGCTcacatccctgctcatggaTGGTACCCATAGTGAGGAGCCTCAGGACACAAGCGGGACCTTCACCCATCACATACACAGGCTGCAGGCTCTGCTGTCTGCCCCGGACCCCCTGCTGCTGTCTGACAACACCCTCAGTGCTCACCTGGGAGCTGTTGTTCTCCATTGCATGCTCCTGGCAGAGGCATCGAGGCCggagcagaggctggagctggtCCAGCACTGCCAGGCTCTGCTGCGGCTCTGGAACAGCATCTGCAGCCCAGGGGGGCACCAGGAGGGGCAGTGCCACAGCATGAGGCAGGAGgtgcagagcctgcagcaggcagtgctCACAGCCACACTGTGCCAGCTCCTGGATGCCTGTGCCGAGGATGAGGATCCCCTCCGGGTGCTGGTTGAAGGTGCCCTCAGCCTCGCTGCCTCCGGTGCCTGCCCTGCAGGGCCAGGGGGGTTCCTACAGCAGCTGCACCCCCTCATTGCTGCTGTCCTCAGGCAGGGCATGGGGCTGCTCagaggggcagagctgctcctggcGCTGTGCACTGAgccccacactgctgctgaggTCCTGGAGCTGCGGCAGCACATGGGGACGCTCCTGGCGcgcatccctgccctgctcatCACCATGGGCACcaatggggctggggcaggtggtgctgagcagctgcagtCCCTGCACCaggcctgggctgcagcagtgcagagccTCCTGTGGTGCTGTGCGGACACCACCGGCACACGTCGGTTCCTCACGGTGGCCATGCAGGAGATGGGCAAGCACCAGGAATGCTGCCAACGGGCCCTGGGGAGCCAGGACCCCGAGGGGTTCTCATGGCACATCACCCACCTCAGCCGCTGGGCACGGTGGGTGGTGGGAGCCAGCACCAGGTATGTGGATGGAGCCACCGATCCCATCTTCAGGAATGGTTTGCTGGTCTGGATCCAGCAGCTGTCGAGCTCTATCCCGGAGCTGGAAGCGGCTGCAGTGCTCTGTGCACAGAGCATCTCCTGCCTCCGGAGCAGGGATGTGTTTTCCAAGGCACTGAGCTCCCTGATGGATGCTGCTCAGCGTGTGCAGGACGGGCTGGATGGGTCCAACCACCCCGACCTCCTCAGCCCCCTGCGGGAACACGTGCGAGGAGTGGATGTGACAGAGGGGGTTGAGCTCAGCCCATCTCCTGCGGGGCTAAAACCCACTATGGactcagctgtgctgctgcaggaacactccttccctgctccatcTTCACCTGCAGGGTGCTCCGCACCAAGGGATGGATCCTTACACCCGGTGatcacagctctgctggcagcagcagcagcccaggacacagccTCACTCCATGCTGCATGCTCAGCCTTGCTCCAGCTCACCCATGGCTTTGTGTGTGCAGCAAAGGAAGCACTGCCCCTCTCCGAGCATCCCCATAGGGACAGCCTGGAGCAGGCTCCAGCTATGGAGCTGCTGACCACACATGTACTGAGCCTGgccagagctgcagccccacagcagtgcCCCTGCCCCACTGACCTGCTCCATGCAGCACGCAGGCTCTCAGACAGGCTCTGTGACACCATGGAGGGCCTGGCAGCCGTGGCAGGGCCCTGGTATGTGCTGTCCCAGCAGGTCCTTGCCTTCACCGTGGCCGCTGACCCCCTGAGGGGCAGGCAGGCTGTGGCTGACACCATGGTGGGTATAGCAGCAGCGGTCCGGTTCGTGGCACACACCATGGGAAGCTCCATTTGCCCCCATGAGGGTTGGCAGAGCTTCCTGCAGGTGCAGAGCACGTTTGCCCGTGCTCAGGTGAGCACCAACGCGTtgctggaggaggcagcatCCTCAGAGGGCTCCGTGCtgggcagggccaggctggagctgctgtgtgtgcaatgggctgtgagcacacgTGTGCTGCTGGCGGCTCTGGACCAGTTCATCggcagggatgtgctgctgggggagctggggagCGCGGTGAGGAACCGGTTCTGtccccacagcatcctggctGCTGTGTCTGAGCGCTCCCTAAGGCTGCAGGAGGCTGCCCGGCTCTCATCCTGCCCTGGATCCCATGGGCACAGTGAGATCCTGGTGCTCCGGGAGGAGATCCGGGTGCTGATGGAGGCGCTGCTGGAGGCCTCCAGCACCATCCTGCTGTCCCCACTGCCTCACGCCAGCCTGTGCGCTCGCTGGGAGCTCCTGCAGAGGGACCTGGGCCTCAGGGTCAAGGTGCTGCTGATCCACCTGGAGAAGGTCAATGCTGAGCACTTGAGGGTGATCAGAGACGTTGTTGGACCTGCATTGATGCCTCTGTCCcagcaggagagggaaaggagcaAAGAGGCctttgaagagaaagcaaacaggctAATGGCAAATGTACAGTGGGTCACAACCACCCTCCACCATGTGCTGGAGGCCAACACTCAACCGGAGCTGCAGGCAAACCTGCTCTCCATGGCAGagcacctcctgctgctcacaTCCAATGCCATGGGCAGTGCCAGGCAGCTCCTTCAGAGCCCCAGGGATGGAGAGCACCTCCACCTGGAGAGCATCAtctggtgctgggctgcaggggcacagtaCCTGCTCACACAGCTGCAGGCTGTGCAGGGCATCGGTGGGGATGTCCTGGAGCTCATCAGGCATCACCTGCAGGACACAGGGGACCGGAGCTTCCCAAGgcaacacagcagcacagccaggctcttCCCAGCCCTGGAGCCTCAGAGCCACACCAGGGCAATGGAGACCTGCCCAAGAACGAGTGGAGCTGCCACGGAGGCACCTGCAATG CAGCCCAAGGGTCCTGCCAGCACCAGTGTGAAGCACGAGACAGAAAGCAGTGACATGGGGCAGGGAGGCCCCAGCAGGATGTCCCAGGTCACCAAGGACACAGCCACAAGGATGCTCCACATGACTCAGTTCCTCAGGAGGAAGGGCCCCATCACA AGCAAGGACCAGCTGGTTGCCTGCGCGAGGCAGATGGCTCTGCATGGGCAGCAGTTTGTCACCTTTGGCCGTGCCCTGGCCAGGCTCTGCCTGGACACGAGGTGCTCCATGGAGCTGCTGAGTGCCACCGAGCAGGCTCACACCATCAGCAGCCAGCTCAGCATCGTGGCCAG GGTAAAAGCAGTCACTGCAGAGAGCAAATCCTCTTCTGAGCTGCTCGTGAGCAACACACAGAACCTGGTCCAGGCAGTTCTGCACATCCTGAAGGCAGCTGAGGCAGCGTGTGTCAAA